From Xiphophorus maculatus strain JP 163 A chromosome 12, X_maculatus-5.0-male, whole genome shotgun sequence, the proteins below share one genomic window:
- the cmklr1 gene encoding chemokine-like receptor 1 has product MENFDILGGDYEYSDYNYTEIGNITIPEGTFLQHKPSCLKEGTCVLLTAINVVIFLLGFFGNMLVIWISGFKMRKTVNTTWYLSLAISDFFFCAFLPFNISYMAMKEWLFGSFMCKFTSAAMFINMFSSIFLLIVISMDRCVSVVFPVWAQNHRSVQKASAVVVFAWLLAIGMSIPSMIFREVQTIDGNQVCFNNYVRKQHSHKIIAVTRFIAGFVVPFTVIIICYSIIIFKLQNNRMTKSSKPFKVMTALVVTFFVCWLPYHVFSLLELNHHNHDHNTLTTGLQAGAILASANSFLNPLLYVFMGNDFKKKLKSSLLSKMENAMADEGRTTSRYLSRSSSMDGRASTHI; this is encoded by the coding sequence ATGGAAAACTTCGACATTTTAGGTGGCGATTATGAATACTCAGATTACAACTACACTGAGATCGGCAACATCACTATACCTGAAGgaacatttttacaacacaaaCCAAGTTGTCTGAAGGAAGGCACGTGTGTGCTTCTGACTGCAATCAATGTGGTAATTTTCCTGCTGGGCTTTTTTGGGAACATGCTGGTCATCTGGATCTCTGGCTTTAAGATGAGGAAGACTGTGAACACCACTTGGTACCTGAGCCTTGCCATCTCTGACTTTTTCTTCTGTGCTTTTCTGCCATTTAACATCTCCTACATGGCAATGAAAGAGTGGCTCTTTGGTTCCTTCATGTGCAAGTTCACCTCTGCAGCAATGTTCATCAACATGTTCAGCAGCATCTTCCTCCTCATCGTCATCAGCATGGACCGCTGCGTGTCAGTCGTGTTTCCAGTTTGGGCCCAGAACCACCGCTCTGTCCAAAAGgcatcagctgtggttgttttcgCTTGGCTTCTCGCCATCGGAATGAGCATTCCCTCAATGATCTTTCGTGAGGTCCAGACGATTGATGGAAATCAGGTCTGCTTCAACAATTACGTCCGAAAACAACACAGTCACAAGATTATTGCTGTGACCCGCTTCATTGCGGGTTTTGTGGTTCCGTTCACCGTCATTATCATCTGTTACTCCATCATCATCTTCAAACTTCAAAACAACAGGATGACAAAATCCTCCAAACCCTTCAAAGTAATGACTGCACTCgttgttacattttttgtgtgctGGCTGCCTTACCATGTGTTTTCCCTGCTGGAGCTGAACCACCACAACCATGACCACAACACTTTAACCACTGGACTTCAAGCGGGTGCCATTTTAGCATCAGCAAACAGTTTCCTCAATCCATTGCTGTACGTCTTCATGGGAAACGACTTCAAGAAGAAGCTAAAGAGCTCTTTGCTTTCAAAGATGGAGAACGCAATGGCTGATGAAGGACGCACTACCAGTCGATACCTGTCCAGGTCCAGCTCAATGGACGGCAGAGCTTCCACGCACATTTAG